The following are from one region of the Synechococcus sp. CBW1108 genome:
- a CDS encoding IS5 family transposase, with protein sequence MRGHRERSGSLFSYVSIEERIPASHPLRRIRKLADQALDRLNPTFCELYAAEGRPSVPPEQLLLASLLQAFYGIRSERLLLEQLHYNLLYRWFVGLSPDDPIWHPTTFTKNRERLLNDDVMGRFLEKLMAAPEVKPLLSDEHFSVDGTLLQAWASHASLERIDGEEDPPPPPSGPGEGFGAPKPGKKRAKGDFRGIKLSNKTHRSSVDPDALLARKSNSHPAQPSYRGHVLMDNRHALIVDCRVTQAVGTGERDAAKAMAADIPGAHQKTIGADKNYDTKGFVAEMRRIAVTPHVAQNTARSGGSAIDGRTTRHEGYAKSINARRGIEKVFGWIKQWGGLRQFKLRGTDKVSAVFGLHVIAYNLIRLGNLLRPAMAAA encoded by the coding sequence ATGCGAGGTCACCGGGAGCGCAGCGGCTCCCTGTTCTCCTACGTGTCGATCGAGGAGCGGATCCCGGCCAGCCATCCGCTGCGGCGTATTCGGAAACTGGCCGATCAGGCCCTCGATCGGCTCAATCCCACCTTCTGTGAGCTCTACGCCGCAGAAGGTCGGCCCTCGGTGCCGCCAGAACAGCTGCTGCTGGCCTCGTTGCTGCAGGCTTTCTATGGGATCCGCTCCGAGCGGCTGTTGCTGGAGCAGCTCCACTACAACCTGCTCTACCGCTGGTTTGTAGGGCTGAGCCCGGATGATCCGATCTGGCACCCCACCACATTCACCAAGAACCGCGAACGGCTGCTCAATGACGACGTCATGGGCCGCTTCCTGGAGAAACTGATGGCTGCCCCGGAGGTCAAGCCGCTGCTCAGCGACGAGCACTTCTCAGTGGATGGCACCCTGCTGCAGGCCTGGGCGTCCCATGCCTCACTGGAGCGGATCGATGGAGAAGAGGACCCACCGCCCCCGCCGTCAGGCCCTGGCGAGGGCTTTGGCGCTCCAAAGCCCGGTAAGAAGCGGGCCAAGGGTGACTTCCGCGGCATCAAGCTCAGCAACAAGACCCACCGCTCCAGCGTCGATCCAGACGCCTTGCTGGCCCGCAAGTCCAATTCCCACCCGGCTCAACCCAGCTACCGAGGCCACGTGCTCATGGACAACCGCCATGCCCTGATCGTCGATTGCCGCGTTACCCAAGCAGTGGGTACCGGGGAGCGGGATGCCGCCAAAGCGATGGCGGCTGACATCCCCGGTGCCCACCAAAAAACCATCGGTGCCGACAAGAACTACGACACCAAGGGCTTTGTCGCCGAGATGCGTCGCATCGCCGTGACGCCGCACGTCGCTCAGAACACCGCCCGCTCTGGTGGCTCCGCCATTGATGGCCGCACCACGCGCCACGAGGGCTACGCCAAGTCGATCAATGCCCGCCGCGGTATCGAGAAGGTGTTTGGTTGGATCAAACAGTGGGGCGGTCTGCGCCAATTCAAACTGCGCGGCACCGACAAGGTGAGTGCGGTGTTTGGCCTGCACGTAATCGCCTACAACCTGATCCGGCTGGGCAACCTGCTCAGGCCGGCAATGGCGGCGGCATGA
- a CDS encoding glycosyltransferase family 4 protein encodes MPDSSILVLIVSPCMGGYGGLESFVLAVADGVAADPNIRVKIIFKKTRDFLPQDHLLNKIELSGLQVSFCSRSSLELWREIQSADLVHLQNPCPDVATMARLAGKPLLINIINHTKGGGRLHQRVWKLCLHLAHQRFYISNFVRKTWELSETPWKNSQVIFPICKLSDLDPLPFGERKGFLFLARWVENKGLDTLVEAYANSGLDPDRWPLRLLGDGPLRSKISARVTELGLKGVVMPGFMSEQEKAEWIRRSRFVVIPPNTSEDFGLVAIEARRLGLPCLITRDGGLPEAAGRYCLDCEPADVNGLKQLLLQAAAMNEAEYISLASGAHKSLEDELVKPEFYAQVYANMIQDHSPKNNIKNLI; translated from the coding sequence ATGCCAGATAGCTCTATTTTAGTTCTGATTGTAAGCCCTTGCATGGGGGGGTATGGAGGACTTGAGTCTTTTGTTTTAGCGGTAGCTGATGGAGTAGCCGCAGATCCCAATATAAGGGTTAAAATTATTTTCAAAAAAACTCGGGACTTTTTGCCGCAAGATCATTTACTGAATAAGATTGAGCTTTCCGGCCTGCAAGTGAGTTTCTGCAGCCGTTCAAGCCTAGAATTATGGAGAGAGATTCAATCTGCCGATTTAGTTCACCTGCAGAATCCATGCCCTGATGTCGCAACGATGGCAAGACTGGCGGGCAAGCCACTGTTAATAAATATAATCAATCACACCAAGGGCGGAGGACGCTTGCACCAGCGTGTATGGAAATTATGCCTGCATCTGGCCCACCAACGCTTTTATATTTCTAATTTCGTACGAAAAACCTGGGAACTGTCTGAGACACCTTGGAAAAACAGCCAAGTTATTTTTCCAATATGCAAACTCTCCGATCTAGATCCTCTGCCTTTTGGTGAACGTAAAGGATTTTTATTCTTAGCAAGGTGGGTCGAGAACAAAGGCCTTGATACTCTCGTGGAAGCCTATGCGAATTCTGGGCTAGATCCGGATCGATGGCCCCTACGTTTGCTTGGGGATGGCCCCTTACGATCGAAGATTTCAGCTCGAGTCACAGAATTGGGGTTAAAAGGGGTTGTAATGCCAGGGTTTATGAGCGAGCAGGAGAAGGCGGAGTGGATTCGCCGAAGCCGTTTTGTGGTTATTCCTCCTAATACCAGCGAGGACTTTGGCTTGGTAGCCATTGAAGCCAGACGCCTAGGTCTGCCATGTCTGATCACGCGAGACGGTGGCCTTCCTGAAGCGGCGGGCCGATATTGCCTGGATTGCGAACCAGCAGATGTAAACGGCCTCAAGCAATTACTGCTTCAAGCAGCGGCAATGAATGAAGCAGAATACATCTCTCTAGCATCAGGAGCTCATAAATCCCTCGAGGATGAGCTTGTCAAGCCAGAGTTTTATGCTCAAGTTTATGCAAATATGATCCAAGATCATTCACCTAAGAATAACATTAAGAATCTCATTTGA
- a CDS encoding glycosyltransferase family 2 protein, giving the protein MVPPPVACSQCTFSICIVTFRRPDLLKKCLDSLPSQLEKFDPCQYQVIVSDDCPARSSYEVVSGSGFATWVQGPNRGVAANRNNAANAANGDWIIYLDDDEVVGKIWLETIHDAIQSGKYDVIEGRVEPTDFPDSILWYAPVISAGGAYCTANLGIRRNLFLSMGGFNEKLFLSHEDIEMGNRIRKACLRSIYLDEAVVYHPARKLALSQVWRRMISLQITSFTMKNPDFAEISVRHIISLSDFTLKYWYRVLRLELAARQPKHWRRPLQAFLLLPLTIPIGFLKTLMLLFKGTAKN; this is encoded by the coding sequence ATGGTACCACCACCTGTTGCATGCTCCCAATGCACATTTAGTATTTGCATTGTAACTTTTCGTCGTCCAGATTTACTAAAGAAGTGTCTCGATTCATTGCCTAGTCAATTAGAAAAGTTTGATCCTTGCCAGTATCAAGTTATTGTAAGCGATGATTGCCCTGCAAGAAGCTCCTACGAAGTAGTTAGTGGCTCAGGTTTCGCAACTTGGGTACAGGGTCCCAATCGTGGCGTGGCAGCAAATAGAAATAATGCTGCAAATGCTGCAAATGGCGATTGGATAATTTACCTTGATGATGATGAAGTTGTAGGCAAAATATGGCTAGAAACCATACACGATGCAATTCAATCTGGAAAATATGACGTTATAGAAGGGAGGGTTGAGCCTACAGATTTTCCTGACAGCATTTTATGGTATGCACCAGTAATTTCAGCAGGTGGAGCATATTGTACCGCAAATTTAGGGATTCGCCGAAATCTATTCCTAAGCATGGGAGGGTTTAATGAAAAACTTTTTCTGTCTCACGAAGATATTGAAATGGGTAATCGTATTCGAAAAGCCTGTCTTAGAAGTATATACCTAGATGAAGCAGTGGTCTACCATCCCGCTCGAAAGCTCGCCCTGTCTCAAGTATGGAGGAGAATGATAAGTCTTCAAATTACAAGTTTTACAATGAAAAATCCAGACTTCGCAGAAATTTCCGTTCGTCATATTATTAGTTTGAGTGATTTTACGCTTAAGTATTGGTATAGAGTATTGCGGCTTGAATTGGCTGCTCGCCAACCAAAGCATTGGCGACGTCCACTCCAGGCCTTCCTCCTGCTTCCGCTCACTATTCCTATTGGATTCCTCAAAACATTAATGCTTCTTTTTAAAGGAACTGCAAAAAATTGA
- a CDS encoding ISAs1 family transposase, with product MLLTVKGNQKTLLRQIQCQFQGKRQIPFTATAQSKKHGRDTLWEMRAKEAPEHIKENWPGVSWIIEMISTTVTRRGHQRPQAHYFLTSLRTKPEALLRLIRQRWSIENEWHWPRDTQLQEDAHRYANRNGAPLFAFLRTVVMNLLRNGGYRSVHAGQQELSHNIRGMLALGGAAASTG from the coding sequence GTGCTCTTGACGGTGAAAGGCAACCAGAAAACCCTGCTGCGCCAGATCCAGTGCCAGTTTCAAGGTAAGCGTCAGATCCCTTTCACTGCAACGGCTCAGAGCAAAAAACATGGCCGTGACACTTTATGGGAGATGCGGGCCAAGGAAGCCCCGGAACACATCAAAGAGAACTGGCCTGGCGTCAGCTGGATCATCGAGATGATCAGCACCACCGTGACCCGCAGAGGCCATCAGCGGCCACAGGCCCACTACTTCCTCACGAGCCTGCGGACCAAGCCAGAAGCGCTGCTACGACTGATCCGCCAGCGGTGGTCGATCGAGAACGAGTGGCATTGGCCACGGGACACGCAGCTGCAGGAAGACGCTCACCGTTACGCCAACCGCAACGGAGCGCCGCTGTTTGCGTTCCTGCGCACAGTGGTCATGAACCTGCTGCGCAACGGCGGCTACCGCTCAGTTCACGCTGGCCAGCAGGAACTGAGCCACAACATCAGGGGAATGCTCGCACTGGGAGGCGCGGCAGCGAGCACGGGATGA
- a CDS encoding ISAs1 family transposase yields the protein MPQIPGAAADQLDSNDLISFLKAIPDGRFRRGVRYPQWFLLLVAVLGILSGSRSSRDLEAFAKRHRQEFNQALGLDFKRWPSDATFLYLFNKAHLQTFGDVFQAWMISQIPGGTEGLEQLVCDGKTLRGTAVDTEDGGHRFVAQVTVYARALGVALAQKAYDTHESCERAALKELLSTLELEGTLIQADALHTTQAFFAGASPRGPTCS from the coding sequence ATGCCCCAAATCCCAGGCGCAGCAGCTGATCAGCTTGATTCCAACGACCTAATCAGCTTTCTCAAGGCCATCCCCGACGGACGCTTTCGCCGTGGTGTGCGCTACCCACAGTGGTTCCTGTTGTTGGTGGCGGTGCTCGGGATTCTGAGTGGCAGCAGGAGCTCCCGTGATCTGGAGGCGTTTGCCAAGCGGCATCGGCAGGAGTTCAACCAGGCGCTGGGCCTGGATTTCAAACGCTGGCCGTCGGACGCCACATTCCTGTACCTTTTCAACAAAGCCCACCTGCAGACCTTTGGCGATGTCTTTCAGGCCTGGATGATCAGCCAGATCCCAGGCGGGACAGAGGGTTTGGAGCAGTTGGTGTGCGATGGAAAGACGCTCAGAGGCACAGCGGTGGACACGGAAGACGGCGGTCACCGGTTTGTGGCCCAGGTCACGGTCTATGCCCGGGCCCTCGGTGTCGCCCTGGCCCAGAAGGCCTACGACACCCACGAATCCTGCGAGAGGGCTGCGCTCAAAGAGCTTCTGAGCACCCTTGAGCTGGAGGGCACCTTGATCCAGGCGGATGCTCTGCACACCACGCAAGCGTTTTTCGCTGGTGCCTCGCCAAGGGGGCCGACGTGCTCTTGA
- a CDS encoding IS5 family transposase translates to MYQKRHNGQLSIEDFHLPFGGTLDTDNRWVIFSSLMPWEELEESYAPQFNPTTGAPAKPVRLAFGALFIKQRLGLTDEETVEQIRENAYMQYFLGYAGYSSKAPFDPSMMVHFRKRFSEEELTRINELIAERGKAMLMEVVASQQDDDDTNDPSAYADNQLSLDDFVKPADWPEGKNWGTLSIDASCTPADITYPTDLKLLNEARESTERIIDDLCEQNSDLRKHSPRYDRGKARANFLRVAKQKKPRRRKIKATIRRQLDYLQRNLDAIDALIHSGAMLSGLKTHWWQKLLVISELHRQQSILLYSKTRSMPDRIVNLVQRHVRPMVRGKTRAAVEFGAKISVSVRNGFAFLHRISWDPYNESEDLIPQAMKYKQEHGCYPERICADRIYINTKNRNFCTRNDIRLSGKRLGRPPKNPEISAAHKQQLSADQRRRNEVEGCFGSGKRKYSLDLIMARLSKGAENSRAA, encoded by the coding sequence ATGTACCAGAAACGCCATAACGGGCAGCTCTCAATCGAGGATTTCCATCTGCCTTTTGGCGGCACGTTGGACACGGACAATCGCTGGGTAATCTTCTCCTCCCTGATGCCATGGGAAGAGTTGGAGGAATCATATGCACCTCAGTTCAATCCCACCACTGGCGCCCCAGCAAAGCCTGTACGGCTGGCATTTGGTGCGCTGTTCATCAAGCAGCGGCTTGGTCTGACCGACGAGGAGACCGTTGAGCAGATCCGAGAAAACGCTTACATGCAGTATTTCCTTGGCTATGCCGGCTATTCCAGCAAGGCACCATTCGACCCATCAATGATGGTTCATTTCCGCAAGCGTTTCTCCGAAGAGGAACTCACCCGGATCAATGAACTCATTGCCGAGCGGGGCAAGGCCATGCTGATGGAGGTTGTGGCGTCACAACAAGATGACGACGACACTAACGATCCAAGTGCCTATGCTGACAACCAGCTCTCACTTGACGACTTTGTGAAGCCGGCCGATTGGCCAGAAGGCAAGAATTGGGGAACACTCAGCATTGACGCCTCGTGCACACCAGCCGACATTACCTATCCAACTGATTTGAAGTTGCTCAACGAAGCGAGGGAGTCGACCGAACGGATCATCGACGATCTCTGCGAACAGAATTCAGACCTACGGAAACACAGTCCCCGATATGACCGTGGCAAGGCGCGTGCCAATTTCCTCAGGGTTGCTAAGCAGAAAAAGCCGCGTCGCCGCAAAATCAAAGCCACGATACGACGCCAGCTGGACTATCTGCAGCGGAATCTTGATGCTATTGATGCCCTGATCCACTCCGGGGCAATGCTTTCGGGCTTGAAGACCCATTGGTGGCAGAAGCTCCTCGTGATCAGCGAGCTGCACCGCCAGCAAAGCATCCTGCTGTACTCGAAAACGCGCAGCATGCCCGATCGTATCGTGAACTTGGTTCAGCGACACGTTCGGCCCATGGTTCGTGGTAAAACGAGAGCTGCTGTTGAGTTTGGCGCCAAAATTAGTGTTTCTGTGCGAAATGGCTTTGCCTTCCTGCACAGGATCAGCTGGGATCCATACAACGAATCCGAAGACTTAATTCCACAGGCCATGAAATACAAGCAAGAGCATGGCTGCTACCCCGAGCGAATCTGCGCTGATCGAATCTACATCAATACCAAGAACCGAAACTTCTGCACTCGGAACGATATACGGCTCTCTGGTAAGCGATTGGGGAGGCCGCCGAAGAATCCAGAGATCAGTGCTGCTCACAAGCAGCAGCTAAGCGCTGACCAGCGGAGGCGAAATGAAGTGGAGGGATGCTTTGGATCAGGGAAGAGGAAGTATTCACTGGACTTGATTATGGCTCGGCTGAGCAAAGGTGCAGAGAACTCCAGGGCCGCCTAA
- a CDS encoding glycosyltransferase family 2 protein, translating into MGISGYVPFYNNAPTVLAAVDSLRQQQPPLDEVFAIDDGSTDRSTDVLEAAGVRVLQQTQNLGRGAARKLAMEVARHQFVVCCDATNTLPADFAARAMPWFEDPKVAAVVGLITDPNPRGVVSRWRARNLFKAGIPRSASKGASFITFGTMVRSSAVVAVGGYDPSLRHSEDAELGNRLAAADFEIIGDPSLHVNCNILNSLPEVLERYWRWYAGKDELFGVKAYCKLVWFSVRTMAWGDLRAGEPLTCLISLLLPHYQFWRFLNRKWHSRARARLLVSELQAKIDADR; encoded by the coding sequence GTGGGTATTTCCGGTTACGTTCCCTTTTACAACAATGCTCCAACTGTGCTGGCTGCCGTCGATTCTTTGCGCCAACAGCAACCACCGCTAGATGAGGTCTTCGCAATCGATGATGGTTCAACCGACCGCAGCACAGACGTGCTGGAGGCTGCCGGAGTACGGGTCTTGCAGCAAACACAGAACTTAGGTCGCGGGGCAGCACGCAAACTGGCTATGGAAGTGGCCCGACATCAATTCGTAGTCTGCTGCGATGCTACAAATACTCTTCCAGCTGATTTTGCTGCCCGTGCCATGCCTTGGTTCGAAGATCCCAAGGTGGCAGCCGTCGTTGGTTTGATCACTGATCCAAATCCTCGGGGGGTGGTATCGAGGTGGCGGGCAAGAAATCTCTTCAAGGCCGGAATCCCCCGCAGTGCATCCAAAGGTGCATCATTCATTACCTTTGGCACAATGGTGCGTTCAAGTGCGGTTGTGGCTGTGGGGGGGTATGACCCCAGTTTGCGCCATTCGGAGGATGCTGAACTGGGTAACCGGCTGGCAGCGGCTGATTTCGAGATAATCGGCGACCCATCATTGCATGTGAATTGTAATATTCTTAACTCTCTCCCGGAGGTTTTGGAACGTTACTGGAGATGGTATGCAGGAAAAGACGAATTATTTGGAGTCAAAGCATACTGCAAACTGGTTTGGTTTTCAGTACGAACAATGGCTTGGGGAGACTTGAGGGCTGGAGAGCCGTTAACATGCTTAATTAGCTTACTGCTACCACATTATCAGTTTTGGAGATTTTTAAATCGAAAATGGCACTCGAGAGCCAGGGCTCGCTTGTTGGTATCAGAGCTTCAAGCCAAGATTGACGCAGATCGATAA
- a CDS encoding molecular chaperone DnaJ encodes MTPSTLERPAGQLIATTIPAKSESQQQRRTDAAATKGFGSGGAAKGRKRKAGGKRSPALSKADWGPLGKHPDLDAIVARQRLHLALCGRLSELEVNQAWKRCASEHHPDRGGEHDTMQLVNGARDLLLGRSLS; translated from the coding sequence ATGACCCCATCGACCCTTGAGCGGCCAGCTGGCCAGCTCATAGCCACCACCATCCCCGCCAAAAGCGAGTCCCAGCAGCAGCGCCGCACCGACGCTGCTGCCACGAAGGGGTTTGGCAGTGGCGGGGCCGCAAAGGGCAGAAAACGCAAGGCCGGCGGCAAGCGCAGTCCGGCCCTCAGCAAGGCCGACTGGGGTCCCTTGGGGAAGCATCCCGATCTAGATGCGATTGTTGCCCGCCAGCGCCTCCACTTAGCACTCTGCGGCCGGTTGAGCGAGCTGGAGGTAAACCAGGCGTGGAAGCGCTGTGCCAGTGAGCACCATCCTGACCGCGGCGGCGAGCACGACACCATGCAGTTGGTGAACGGAGCGCGGGATCTGCTGCTGGGCCGCAGCCTCAGCTGA
- a CDS encoding 3'-5' exonuclease, giving the protein MTSPQEVQPSLWEQDDLPQAPPPPSPVPASTASQSPTSQSPTSQSPKTLLILDTETTGLEPASAQCIEVGAVLFQVPQRAVLAQVSFLLPAQANPAEAINGIPAAVTRLVQPWRAGLQHFEALVAAADAVLAHNAGFDAQWFGRDPLPAINKPWICSMEDIRWPAERQLRGTPSVRDLALAYGVPVWAAHRALTDCIYLVQVFERCGDLEALLAAALQPRLLYRANLPYAERHRAKEAGFRWNNPVAGAWSRRLSQQEVSALPFAVQPVEAEALAA; this is encoded by the coding sequence GTGACCTCTCCGCAGGAGGTGCAGCCCAGCCTCTGGGAGCAGGACGATCTGCCCCAGGCGCCCCCTCCTCCCTCGCCAGTTCCCGCCTCGACAGCCAGTCAGTCGCCAACCAGTCAGTCACCAACTAGTCAGTCGCCAAAGACCCTGCTGATTCTCGACACCGAGACAACGGGTCTGGAACCAGCCTCTGCCCAGTGCATCGAGGTGGGGGCCGTGCTGTTCCAGGTGCCCCAGCGGGCGGTGTTGGCCCAGGTTTCCTTCCTGCTGCCGGCCCAGGCCAATCCGGCTGAGGCCATCAACGGCATACCGGCGGCCGTCACCCGCCTGGTCCAGCCCTGGCGGGCCGGCCTGCAGCATTTCGAGGCCCTGGTGGCGGCTGCCGATGCGGTGCTGGCCCACAACGCGGGCTTTGACGCCCAGTGGTTTGGCCGGGATCCCTTGCCTGCCATCAACAAGCCCTGGATCTGCTCGATGGAGGACATCCGCTGGCCAGCGGAGCGGCAGCTGCGGGGTACCCCATCGGTGCGGGATCTGGCACTGGCCTACGGGGTGCCGGTGTGGGCGGCCCACCGGGCCCTTACCGACTGCATCTATTTGGTTCAGGTGTTCGAGCGCTGCGGCGACCTGGAGGCCCTGCTGGCGGCAGCCCTGCAGCCGCGCCTGCTGTATCGGGCCAATCTTCCCTATGCCGAACGCCACAGGGCCAAGGAGGCGGGTTTCCGCTGGAACAACCCGGTGGCCGGTGCCTGGAGCCGGCGGCTCAGCCAGCAGGAGGTCTCCGCCCTACCCTTTGCGGTGCAGCCCGTCGAGGCCGAAGCGCTGGCGGCTTAA
- a CDS encoding peroxiredoxin, with protein sequence MAVAVGDQAPLIALLDQHGKQCRSDQLAGKSLVLFFYPKDETPGCTAEACAFRDSYADLQALGAEVWGVSGDGAASHQRFASRHNLPYPLLVDQGNQLRQAFGVPAVLGLLPGRVTYVIDGQGVIRHIFNNLLDGAAHRNEARAALQRLAL encoded by the coding sequence GTGGCTGTGGCTGTTGGAGACCAGGCCCCCCTGATCGCCCTGCTGGACCAGCACGGCAAGCAATGCCGCAGCGACCAACTGGCGGGCAAATCCCTGGTGTTGTTCTTCTATCCCAAGGACGAAACTCCAGGCTGCACGGCCGAGGCCTGTGCCTTCCGCGACAGCTACGCCGACCTGCAGGCCCTTGGCGCCGAGGTGTGGGGAGTCAGTGGTGACGGTGCCGCCAGCCACCAGCGCTTCGCCAGCCGCCACAACCTCCCCTATCCCCTGCTGGTGGATCAGGGCAACCAGCTGCGCCAGGCCTTCGGCGTACCCGCCGTGCTGGGCCTGCTGCCTGGCCGGGTCACCTACGTGATCGACGGCCAGGGCGTAATTCGCCACATCTTCAACAACCTCCTCGACGGAGCCGCCCACCGCAACGAAGCCAGGGCGGCCCTGCAACGGCTCGCCCTCTGA
- a CDS encoding DUF1350 family protein: MTRWRQRGDIWELEPTALERGTLEFIGGSYLAASPQLSYRRLLEALASMGWRVRAWSYVPGFDHQDQANLAWRRFRQLRGAEGAVLRLGHSLGCKLHLLAPDGGRGSSALVALSFNNFSAERSIPLLAELGQQFNFRSEFSPSPEQTLTQVALTYRQPRNLLVRFNRDQIDQSKRLLGVLQARPDDASELQELPGDHLAPASAGLRQNLLGKWADDPARQQALERIARTIDTWAG, encoded by the coding sequence ATGACGCGCTGGCGCCAACGGGGTGACATCTGGGAACTGGAACCGACGGCGCTCGAGCGGGGCACCCTTGAATTCATCGGCGGCAGCTACCTGGCCGCCTCGCCCCAGCTCAGCTACCGGCGCCTGCTCGAAGCCCTAGCTTCCATGGGTTGGCGGGTGCGGGCCTGGAGCTACGTGCCAGGGTTTGACCATCAAGACCAGGCCAACCTGGCCTGGCGCCGCTTCCGCCAGCTGCGCGGCGCTGAGGGGGCTGTGCTGCGGCTCGGTCACAGCCTGGGCTGCAAGCTCCATCTGCTGGCGCCGGATGGGGGGCGGGGATCCAGCGCCCTGGTGGCCCTGAGCTTCAACAATTTCTCGGCCGAGCGCTCCATCCCCCTGCTAGCGGAGCTGGGCCAGCAGTTCAACTTCCGCAGTGAGTTCAGCCCCTCGCCGGAGCAAACCCTCACTCAGGTGGCCCTCACCTACCGCCAGCCCCGCAACCTGCTGGTGCGCTTCAACCGCGACCAGATCGACCAGAGCAAGCGGCTGCTCGGGGTATTGCAGGCCCGCCCTGATGACGCCAGCGAGCTCCAGGAGCTGCCCGGCGACCACCTGGCCCCCGCCAGTGCCGGGCTGCGCCAGAACCTCCTGGGCAAATGGGCCGATGATCCGGCCCGCCAGCAGGCCCTGGAGCGGATCGCCCGCACCATTGACACCTGGGCGGGCTAG